In the genome of Delphinus delphis chromosome 15, mDelDel1.2, whole genome shotgun sequence, one region contains:
- the FNDC11 gene encoding fibronectin type III domain-containing protein 11, translating into MKLDSPQCLLDQEEAGEAGDRQLLEPETWRTYAERRIALRKFLTADLSPQLLKRHHAHVELLRKCSYYIEILPKHLALGDQNPRVLPTTFQFIEPQKFQRMKKVGATQAKIQLLLLGELLEQLGHGRSELDALLESPDPQPFLAGWGLVEQRLADLSAVMESFLATMVPGRLHIKHRLVSDINATKIPNLQVTLSAKTPVTFDRKESVAHEDWASLRWSVTLQPAAPEQFELRYKLLDPQTQQERVQYSIIPVAAYAFDVPNLLPNRSYEFTIKRVEGYTLVYEPWLDSLTLQTGPRALEGPAPRRLGKLGPALTTPS; encoded by the coding sequence ATGAAGCTGGACAGCCCTCAGTGCCTCCTGGACCAGGAGGAGGCGGGGGAGGCCGGGGATCGGCAGCTGCTAGAGCCCGAGACGTGGCGGACGTACGCGGAGCGCCGCATCGCTCTGCGCAAGTTCCTGACCGCGGACCTGAGCCCCCAGCTGCTCAAGCGCCACCACGCCCACGTGGAGCTCCTCAGGAAGTGCTCCTACTACATCGAGATCCTCCCCAAGCACCTGGCTCTGGGCGACCAGAACCCGCGGGTGCTGCCCACCACGTTCCAGTTCATCGAGCCCCAGAAGTTCCAGCGCATGAAGAAGGTGGGCGCGACCCAGGCCAAGATCCAGCTCCTGCTGCTAGGGGAGCtgctggagcagctgggccacgGCCGCTCTGAGCTGGACGCCCTGCTTGAGTCACCGGACCCTCAGCCCTTCCTGGCAGGCTGGGGGCTCGTGGAGCAGCGGCTGGCAGACCTGTCGGCCGTCATGGAGAGTTTCCTGGCCACGATGGTGCCAGGGCGTCTGCACATCAAACACCGCCTGGTGTCTGACATCAACGCCACCAAGATTCCCAACCTCCAGGTCACGCTGAGCGCCAAGACGCCCGTCACGTTCGACCGCAAGGAGTCGGTGGCCCACGAGGACTGGGCCAGCCTGCGCTGGTCTGTCACGCTCCAGCCGGCCGCGCCAGAGCAGTTTGAGCTGCGCTACAAGCTGCTGGACCCGCAGACACAGCAGGAGCGCGTGCAGTATAGCATCATCCCCGTGGCCGCCTACGCCTTCGACGTCCCCAACCTGCTGCCCAACCGCTCCTACGAGTTCACCATCAAGAGGGTGGAGGGCTACACGCTGGTGTACGAGCCCTGGCTGGACAGCCTCACCCTGCAGACCGGGCCGAGGGCCCTTGAAGGGCCCGCCCCCCGGCGGCTGGGCAAGCTAGGCCCGGCCCTGACCACACCTTCCTAG